From a region of the Pongo abelii isolate AG06213 chromosome 9, NHGRI_mPonAbe1-v2.0_pri, whole genome shotgun sequence genome:
- the GNG3 gene encoding guanine nucleotide-binding protein G(I)/G(S)/G(O) subunit gamma-3 yields MKGETPVNSTMSIGQARKMVEQLKIEASLCRIKVSKAAADLMTYCDAHACEDPLITPVPTSENPFREKKFFCALL; encoded by the exons ATGAAAGGTGAGACCCCGGTGAACAGCACTATGAGTATTGGGCAAGCACGCAAAATGGTGGAACAGCTTAAGATTGAAGCCAGCTTGTGTCGGATAAAG GTGTCCAAGGCAGCAGCAGACCTGATGACCTACTGTGATGCCCACGCCTGTGAGGATCCCCTCATCACCCCTGTGCCCACTTCGGAGAACCCCTTCCGGGAGAAGAAGTTCTTCTGTGCTCTCCTCTGA
- the HNRNPUL2 gene encoding heterogeneous nuclear ribonucleoprotein U-like protein 2, with translation MEVKRLKVTELRSELQRRGLDSRGLKVDLAQRLQEALDAEMLEDEAGGGGAGPGGACKAEPRPVAASGGGPGGDEEEDEEEEEEDEEALLEDEDEEPPPAQALGQAAQPPPEPPEAAAMEAAAEPDASEKPAEATAGSGGVNGGEEQGPGKGEEDEPEERSGDETPGSEVPGDKAAEEQGDDQDSEKSKPAGSDGERRGVKRQRDEKDEHGRAYYEFREEAYHSRSKSPLPPEEEAKDEEEDQTLVNLDTYTSDLHFQVSKDRYGGQPLFSEKFPTLWSGARSTYGVTKGKVCFEAKVTQNLPMKEGCTEVSLLRVGWSVDFSRPQLGEDEFSYGFDGRGLKAENGQFEEFGQTFGENDVIGCFANFETEEVELSFSKNGEDLGVAFWINKDSLADRALLPHVLCKNCVVELNFGQKEEPFFPPPEEFVFIHAVPVEERVRTAVPPKTIEECEVILMVGLPGSGKTQWALKYAKENPEKRYNVLGAETVLNQMRMKGLEEPEMDPKSRDLLVQQASQCLSKLVQIASRTKRNFILDQCNVYNSGQRRKLLLFKTFSRKVVVVVPNEEDWKKRLELRKEVEGDDVPESIMLEMKANFSLPEKCDYMDEVTYGELEKEEAQPIVTKYKEEARKLLPPSEKRTNRRNNRNKRNRQNRSRGQGYVGGQRRGYDNRAYGQQYWGQPGNRGGYRNFYDRYRGDYDRFYGRDYEYNRYRDYYRQYNRDWQSYYYHHPQDRDRYYRNYYGYQGYR, from the exons atGGAGGTGAAGCGGCTGAAAGTGACCGAGCTGCGGTCGGAGCTGCAGCGGCGGGGCCTGGACTCGCGCGGCCTCAAGGTGGATCTGGCGCAGCGGCTGCAGGAGGCGCTGGACGCCGAGATGCTCGAGGACGAGGCCGGCGGCGGCGGGGCCGGGCCCGGCGGGGCCTGCAAGGCGGAGCCTCGGCCTGTGGCCGCGTCGGGCGGCGGCCCGGGCGGGGacgaggaggaggacgaggaggaggaggaggaggacgaggaggcgCTGCTTGAGGACGAGGACGAGGAGCCACCCCCTGCTCAGGCCTTGGGTCAGGCCGCGCAGCCGCCGCCGGAGCCCCCGGAGGCGGCAGCCATGGAGGCCGCGGCCGAGCCAGATGCTTCTGAGAAGCCGGCGGAGGCCACGGCCGGGTCAGGCGGGGTAAATGGTGGCGAAGAGCAGGGCCCCGGCAAGGGGGAGGAAGACGAACCCGAGGAGCGGAGCGGGGACGAGACGCCGGGATCCGAGGTGCCGGGTGACAAGGCCGCCGAGGAACAGG GAGATGACCAAGATAGTGAAAAGTCAAAACCAGCAGGCTCAGATGGTGAGCGGCGGGGGGTAAAGAGACAGCGGGATGAGAAGGATGAACATGGCCGAGCTTACTATGAATTCCGAGAGGAGGCTTACCACAGCCG CTCAAAGTCTCCACTGCCTCCTGAAGAAGAGGcaaaagatgaggaggaggatcAAACTCTTGTGAACCTGGACACGT ATACCTCGGATCTGCATTTTCAAGTGAGCAAAGACCGCTATGGAGGGCAGCCACTTTTCTCAGAGAAGTTCCCCACCCTTTGGTCTGGGGCAAGGAGTACTTACGGAGTGACAAAGGGAAAAGTCTGCTTTGAGGCAAAG GTAACCCAGAATCTCCCAATGAAAGAAGGCTGCACAGAGGTCTCTCTCCTTCGAGTTGGGTGGTCTGTTGATTTTTCCCGTCCACAGCTTG GTGAAGATGAATTCTCTTACGGTTTTGATGGACGAGGACTCAAGGCAGAAAATGGACAATTTGAGGAATTTGGCCAGACTTTTGGGGAGAATGATGTTATTGGCTGCTTTGCT AATTTTGAGACTGAAGAAGTAGAACTTTCCTTCTCCAAGAATGGAGAAGACCTAGGTGTGGCATTCTGGATCAACAAGGATTCCCTGGCAGACCGGGCCCTTCTACCCCATGTCCTCTGCAAAAATTGTGTTGTAGAATTAAACTTTGGTCAGAAGGAGGAGCCCTTCTTCCCACCACCAGAAGAGTTTGTGTTCATTCATGCTGTGCCTGTTGAGGAGCGTGTACGCACTGCAGTCCCTCCCAAGACCATAGAGGAATGTGAG GTAATTCTAATGGTGGGACTACCCGGATCTGGAAAGACCCAGTGGGCACTGAAATATGCAAAAGAAAACCCTGAGAAAAGATACAATGTCctgggagctgagactgtgctcAATCAAATGAGG ATGAAGGGTCTCGAGGAGCCAGAGATGGACCCCAAAAGCCGAGACCTTTTAGTTCAGCAAGCCTCCCAGTGCCTTAGTAAGCTGGTCCAGATTGCTTCCCGGACAAAGAGGAACTTTATTCTTGATCAG TGTAATGTGTACAATTCTGGCCAACGGCGGAAGCTGTTGCTGTTCAAGACCTTCTCTCGGAAAGTGGTGGTGGTTGTCCCTAATGAGGAAGATTGGAAGAAGAGGCTGGAGTTGAGGAAGGAAGTAGAGGGAGATGATGTGCCTGAATCTATAATGCTGGAGATGAAAG CCAACTTCTCTTTGCCTGAAAAGTGCGACTATATGGATGAGGTGACATATGGggagctggagaaggaggaagctCAGCCCATTGTCACTAAGTACAAGGAGGAGGCAAGGAAGCTTCTGCCCCCCTCCGAGAAGCGGACAAATCGCCGAAACAACCGAAACAAGCGTAACCGGCAGAACCGAAGCCGGGGCCAAGGCTATG TGGGCGGGCAGCGCCGAGGCTACGACAACCGGGCCTACGGGCAGCAGTACTGGGGGCAGCCTGGAAACAGAGGG gGTTACCGTAATTTCTATGATCGATACAGGGGAGACTATGATCGATTTTACGGGCGAGATTATGAGTACAACAGATACAGAGACTATTACAGACAATACAATCGGGAT TGGCAGAGTTACTACTACCACCACCCGCAGGACAGAGACCGATACTACAGGAATTACTACGGTTACCAAGGGTATCGGTGA